One window of Vibrio alfacsensis genomic DNA carries:
- a CDS encoding enoyl-CoA hydratase family protein: MTQQNQNDAFHTVIDNGIAELVIEKPPVNALDSHEWLALAQAIDALGTQEDVKVIVIRSQGRGFCAGVDIKELDAYPERIVQVNAGNYATFKAVHRSPVPVIVAVHGYVLGGGIGITGAADIVVASECATFALPEVDRGAMGAHLQRLFPVQKVRYMFFTGETVTSQEADRYGFIERIVPHAQLRETALEIANKIAAKSSSMIRIAKEALNGIEDGDLEAKYRWEQGFTLEAYTRPDSAETRRAFVEKREARFDL; encoded by the coding sequence ATGACACAACAAAATCAAAATGACGCATTTCATACCGTCATCGACAACGGTATTGCGGAACTCGTGATAGAAAAGCCGCCAGTGAATGCTCTCGATAGCCACGAATGGCTGGCGCTTGCACAAGCCATTGATGCGCTAGGTACCCAAGAAGATGTGAAAGTTATCGTGATTCGTTCACAGGGACGAGGTTTTTGTGCGGGTGTGGATATCAAGGAGTTGGATGCGTATCCAGAACGCATTGTTCAAGTGAATGCGGGCAACTATGCCACTTTCAAAGCGGTCCACCGTAGCCCAGTGCCTGTCATTGTTGCTGTACATGGCTATGTATTAGGCGGCGGCATTGGTATTACCGGAGCGGCTGACATCGTCGTTGCATCGGAGTGCGCGACGTTTGCATTACCAGAGGTGGACCGTGGTGCAATGGGGGCTCACTTGCAACGCTTATTCCCAGTACAAAAAGTGCGTTATATGTTTTTTACCGGAGAGACCGTAACGTCACAAGAAGCGGATCGTTATGGGTTTATTGAGCGTATCGTACCTCACGCACAACTGCGAGAAACGGCATTGGAGATTGCCAATAAAATAGCTGCGAAAAGCTCTTCGATGATCCGTATCGCAAAAGAAGCATTAAACGGTATTGAAGATGGCGATTTAGAGGCGAAATATCGCTGGGAACAAGGGTTTACATTAGAAGCTTATACTCGCCCTGATTCGGCGGAAACACGACGCGCGTTTGTGGAAAAACGTGAAGCGCGTTTCGATTTGTAA